AAAGGCTCAGTAGCAGTTTTTACCACAGGAAGAGTGTTGAACTGAAGTGGCCTGAATATGTAGACATCATCATCATACTCTAAATTGCAAAGCGTGGCTGTCTTCATAATAGAAGCATCCACACCTTCAATGAGAACCCAAGAACCAGGGGGAGCCTTGCTTATCGGAATCCTATAACGAGCTTGATAGACCCATAATTTGGTCACTTCTTTCACTGTCATATCCTCCTCATCATCAGGTGAATAGCCTTCTCCCAGCACTCGTACTGTCTGACCAGTCATAATTTCACCACTGTAGACCCTACCAAAAGCATCAAACACGCTGCAATCAGATTTAGGATACAGCTTCGTTACGTTAATGATAAGGGGACCTGACGTATCACAATTCTCCATAGACCGGTAAATAGCGGAATCCTTGGGTCCAGTATAGATGTGCTCAACTTTCCGGGTAGCAGCTTCTTTAGCAGATGGAACATGCTGAACCAGCATGTCAGTAAAACCTGTGGCTGTACCAAATACCGAGCTACATGCCAACCTCAGCAAGGGCCTCACATTCAACCGATAAGCTGCATTACTTAAAGTCACACCAAGCTCACCAAGTGTAGCTTCCACACTCTTCTTATGTTCTCCAATCACTTGGCTGTACAATTTATATAGCGGCTCAAGAACAAACTGAACAAAGGATCGTTCCACCCCACTAGCCGGCTGTTTTTTCTTGAAAGTTCGGGTATCGGGATCGAAGTAATAATCACCCCAAAGGCGCAGAGCAAACTTATTGGCATCAAATGGAATACCATGAAGCTTGACATATAGCTTAGCAAATGACTGCAGCGTGAATGACCACCCCGCAGTAGCACTTGCAAAACAAACATTTCCAAGTGCAGGATCAACAACTTGAACACTCCCAGCAGTAGAGGAGGCAGCAGTTATGTGGTTATTGATTACTTCAATCGTGTGCCTTAGCTTGTGGTAGGCATCCTTCGGAGGTAACTTGAGTTCAGTTATCAATCTATCAACCTGATATGCAGATGAACATATGAGCATATTTATTATGAGAATCTTACCATAtagcaataattatgcattaaacaattaaaaatctgCCATTAATTCACCCAAAAAAATGTTGCACcttttgtatattttattttataagggTGAAGAGATTACCTTGTTTATTACAACTACTATAGGAATGCGTTCCTGAATGGAATGGCGTATAGCCCTCTCTGTATTGACCTGTTAAGACAGTAGATATGGCAATACATATTATAATGCAAGAAACAGTTTGTAAATAGTTCGAAACACAAATATGACCTGAAACCAACAGACCAGGAGTAACAAATAAGCTTACTGCCAAAGGTGACTGTAACGGGTAATTGGCTAGTAATCATGAATCCATGgctgataaataaataattaagttttgaaaatgCAAAGCTAATAAAGGAAAGATAAACCAGAAGGTCTAGAAACAACATTACAccataaaaatataagaaaaaaaaaccaagtAATAAGGTGATATCTATATACTGAATTTTCGTATCACAGGTAGAAAGAAGGATGAAAGAACACCAGTATTTCAGTGCAACGGAAAACTAAAAGACAAAATTAGTTTCAGTTTTTGTAACAAAGAATCCAAGTAGAATATctcattattataaaaattacacaatttcAATAGCTGCTAAACACATGTATAATCATGCCAAAGTGAAAACAGACATAAATTTCTACCAGTATATAAACTCAGGGGAAAGTCCAAAAACAATTAAACAAAGTAAAAGCATAGGGGCACAAATTATCAGTTATCAATTACTTTCAATCTCGTTCACAATAATTTTCTAAAGAAAATAAAGATCTAGGCAAAATAAATTAAGTTACCACAAATAACCAACTAACCATGACTCCTTCCGCAGCATCCACAATTAACACTGCACCATCAGCAAGCCTGAGAGCAGCAGTCATCTCATCAGAAAAGTTAACATGCCCTGGAGTATCCATAATATTGCAAAGGTAAGATTTTGAATTGCTGTCCTCAAGAACGAGTGACATTGGAACAGCCTTAATGGAAATCTTCCTCTCCTGCTCATCTATTCTTGTGTCAGTATACCGCATATGCTTCTCACTGTTCTGATCAAAGGTAGATATGTGGTGAGTCTGCTCAACTAACATGTCCATAAATGTCGTCTTCCCATGATGCAAATTGCCAACAAAAGCGACATTCCTAACTAAAGAAGGATTTGACATAAGACCGAGAAGGAACTGCGTTGACACATAAGTTGACGAGTCCTTAACCCCCAGCTCAAACTTGAGATTTTTCACAGGCTGGATAATGGGCTGTTCAAGCGGCTGCTCATCTTCATCCATAACCAAAGTTTCGACTTCTTCACCATAAACCTCCTCTGCAGTTGGATAGTACTTTTTGTCCTCAGCCAGGACAATTTGACTGTCCATATCAACATCTTCAGCAGTGGTTAGCCACCCATTTGACTTTCCAGGCCCATGCTCGTCATCAGACACATGCCCCTCATTCTCTATCCTGTCGGGCAGCTCCTCCTCTTCGTCCTCTTGGTCACTCTCTTGATCTGACTCAATCTCAGGCCCAATATAGTTTCCAAACTCGTCATACAAACTATCATCCATAGCTCTGCAAAAGCTCAATTCATCACCACGCACAAGTAAGTCGTTAAACCTAATAAAATCTagtcaaaacataattaataccTTACAAAACAAAGAGTCGCACATTCACTGACCAAACAAATCCCctaaaataacaataaatatCCACAACAAAACAGACCGAACAAAAAGCTCATCAAAAGCGAAAAAGATAACAGGGAAATGATACCTGCTGCGGTGACGACAGCGGCGACCGAGGGCTAGCCTAGAGGTTAGTGGAAAGGGACGACAGAGAAGGGTGGAGCTCCAGTTTGTTCAGACCAGAGCTAGGGCTGCGAGTACCGTCTTCATTTGATATTGGGAGGGAACGAATTAGCATTTTTATGAGAGTAATTTCagtttttctcatttaaaattatagtatttatttaaggagttttattaaaatattaagaaattcaaacaaatttgagaaaaaattaGAAATCAGTAACGTAGTGAATAATCTTTCAAAACTGACTCACCATCAAGCCCAACGCACGACGTATGAAACCCAATGTAGGCCAAAGAGGTGTATNGTAAATGGactattcttaaaataaaatctaaaatgatctataaattaggaacatttgaaaaaataggTTTTAAACAAGTAGTaaaactacagaatcatcagtacctcttcataatgaaAAAATGGTTATTAGATTGctgaataataaagatattttaccttataggaaaaattacagatttattcatataggtttaatacaaattgcttttagaccttTTAACTTTAGAAGGTTTACCCGAAAGTtttatagcagctttaagatatggtagaaatttaaattggaaacaatcccttatgggaataattcaatctagtctggctcatggtccagtatattttgatgtttatccaaatttatctttatctctgtctgatattaatatattagactctttaacattaaatgttaaaactcatggttataattatactcctggtacagaagttatatgtatatgttatcGTATTTAATGGGAAGAAATTGAATTTCCAGAAAACTAgataattgaacaagctgttcctataaatcctataataaataaggatttacagcaagttattCAAACTAATGAAGGATAtgttcaaatacagtttaataatgaacaaagaagattattaccctcttctATCTATTCTAGATCAATATAATATTGTTCATCGATGTaactttcaaaaaataatattgttcatcgatgtaactttcaaaaagttaaagaaactgatactgtttcagaaatgaattttactatttaatggatagtaaaccaaaaattgattttactaaaggatctCTTGTTAGAGCAAagatcaatgcagaattttatttATCCAAATGTAAATCTTTCagatattgatattttaaaagtttctctgaagaacaatttgaatatattgtcacagaattttataaatactgtgaaaatcaaaatagattaattcattttgttccttggttttttaaaacattcattatagattatatttttattcttgaaagaaattataaacttCCTTCTGGACAAATTCAAAAATCTGTTTATCCTCCTCaataatcttttattatagaaaagaataataaagttttgaattttactgcttttttaaaattatttgaaaatgatatgttacaaataattgttaaacatattaatcaaataattgaaaaacagaattatacaaatttatatcttacgataatAGGTGAAGAAATAGTTTCTCTTAAAGatcgtattgataaaattattttagcaattaataaaattaaaccagatgttcatatacaagaaccagaaactaatattgtttctattgctagttcttctattaaatcccctccagatattaaagattttaaatttaaatcttctgtttctgatttagaaaaattattagaagaaaaatttaaaaatcttaatttaaatactcttaatgaagagattgttaataataataattcttctgatgaagaaattaataaaataaaatgggcagataaacctacacaaactaaatattattatgataggcatactcccatggatgttcttgttgaagaacaaaaatatattttctctaatagttataatgggaaaagtatttatgaatggaatattgatggagttagtgattaaaaaatttataatactgctcacagaatgcttatgtatagtactgtgtgtaaaacttccggtaatactgataaaaatattgctagaatgattatagcaggtgtaaaggcccgtatttcgtattcataattttgcggaattattaaaaattttctaaataaataaataacttgcccaatttataaaataaacatataaataattttaactttaaaataacagcggaagcaaatattgttttcaaacaacaattttaaaataatccaacgtattaaaactgagtttgaataataaaaggtgcataaattaaaacatgaggtcctcgggtttactactgctgccacaagatcgctcactggtctacgccctccgtctcgacctcattagtacatacaacaatcaagtctagtgagtctaaagactcaacatgtatatatcgtgaataacaagtaaatatatcataaaatcgcatgcaacgtaaaaatatagtatcgtaaagcgcatggtgaaaatcgtatcatgaataattataactacgtgcatatctgaaaatcatacgtaaa
This genomic window from Primulina huaijiensis isolate GDHJ02 chromosome 7, ASM1229523v2, whole genome shotgun sequence contains:
- the LOC140980498 gene encoding 110 kDa U5 small nuclear ribonucleoprotein component CLO produces the protein MDDSLYDEFGNYIGPEIESDQESDQEDEEEELPDRIENEGHVSDDEHGPGKSNGWLTTAEDVDMDSQIVLAEDKKYYPTAEEVYGEEVETLVMDEDEQPLEQPIIQPVKNLKFELGVKDSSTYVSTQFLLGLMSNPSLVRNVAFVGNLHHGKTTFMDMLVEQTHHISTFDQNSEKHMRYTDTRIDEQERKISIKAVPMSLVLEDSNSKSYLCNIMDTPGHVNFSDEMTAALRLADGAVLIVDAAEGVMVNTERAIRHSIQERIPIVVVINKVDRLITELKLPPKDAYHKLRHTIEVINNHITAASSTAGSVQVVDPALGNVCFASATAGWSFTLQSFAKLYVKLHGIPFDANKFALRLWGDYYFDPDTRTFKKKQPASGVERSFVQFVLEPLYKLYSQVIGEHKKSVEATLGELGVTLSNAAYRLNVRPLLRLACSSVFGTATGFTDMLVQHVPSAKEAATRKVEHIYTGPKDSAIYRSMENCDTSGPLIINVTKLYPKSDCSVFDAFGRVYSGEIMTGQTVRVLGEGYSPDDEEDMTVKEVTKLWVYQARYRIPISKAPPGSWVLIEGVDASIMKTATLCNLEYDDDVYIFRPLQFNTLPVVKTATEPLNPSELPKMVEGLRKISKSYPLAITKVEESGEHTILGTGELYLDSIMKDLRELYSEVEVKVADPVVSFCETVVESSSMKCFAETPNKKNKITMIAEPLERGLAEDIENGVVSIDWPRKKLGDFFQSKYDWDLLAARSIWAFGPDKQGPNILLDDTLSSEVDKSLLNAVKDSIVQGFQWGAREGPLCDEPIRNVKFKIVDAKIAPEPLNRGTGQIIPTARRVAYSAFLMATPRLMEPVYYVEIQTPIDCVSAIYTVLSRRRGHVTADVPQPGTPVYIVKAFLPVIESFGFETDLRYHTQGQAFCLSAFDHWAIVPGDPLDKSIVLRPLEPAPIQHLAREFMVKTRRRKGMSEDVSINKFFDEAMFVELAQQDADLHLQMI